The Bremerella cremea genome includes a window with the following:
- a CDS encoding HD family phosphohydrolase: MAPPGKTRKRGKRIQALELPPGTFRRFVSELSHPDKLLYLACALFAAVALWLVTGAWNPPMQYRLGYVPPAEIHPRVQFSVDDDLATTTAERDAENAAMSVYNNDPARLEQMRTRLQTIINQLTQAKQFDAEVERLWNEFFPIADENVAPLNPKEREEQFIRLKTLFQREGMLNAFQQRVETAFKPFASRGIMAPDQLELKQGQAASIIVVTPGPNSNQQIISLNDVLRAQVLEKIRKSLQLELEELAKGEDIKFLVEAVDFWVEKNLPGTLTFDRAATTLEREKAVKAVEKLQHIYSTKDAVVPAGIPLNGAELALLRSEHQAYCDQRSFLSKTIYSLAILGMYYALGALCAIYLVVKCPRILKDLNEFLLFLAPTCATIALGYWFDDRWQAEVLVVMILAMTISIVYQQEFALLVTACVSLAIVLTSGSSLVSFVTVAATCSAATLSMTRIRSRNKLLFVGLWAGVVAFATNYGVSIVAGQPATLALLEAAARQGAYAVGAGILMTVLLPFVEKAYGILTDISLLELGDAAHPLLQKLAQRAPGTYNHSITVASIAEAAADSIRANGLLVRVGAYFHDIGKMLKPEYFVENQNASNNRHDGLNPAISTLVIIAHVKDGADLARQNRLPRAIIDFIEQHHGTTLVEYFYRVASAKVEANPDEREVDEAIYRYPGPKPQTKEAAVLMICDAVESACRTLVEPTSARIEALVEELSMKRLLDGQFDECGLTLQELRQIQNSVTKSLTAVYHGRVKYPSSQPA; the protein is encoded by the coding sequence ATGGCCCCTCCCGGTAAAACCAGAAAACGTGGCAAACGCATTCAAGCGTTGGAGCTTCCTCCAGGAACATTCCGGCGCTTTGTCTCCGAGCTTTCGCACCCAGACAAGCTTCTCTATTTAGCGTGCGCTCTGTTCGCGGCTGTCGCTTTGTGGCTGGTCACCGGTGCGTGGAACCCACCAATGCAGTATCGCCTTGGTTATGTTCCGCCGGCCGAGATCCATCCACGCGTGCAATTCTCGGTGGACGACGACTTGGCCACCACAACAGCCGAGCGAGATGCAGAAAACGCAGCGATGTCGGTTTATAACAACGATCCGGCCCGCCTGGAACAGATGCGAACGCGCTTGCAGACCATCATCAACCAACTCACTCAGGCCAAGCAGTTCGACGCCGAGGTCGAACGTCTCTGGAACGAGTTCTTCCCTATCGCCGACGAAAACGTTGCCCCGCTGAACCCTAAAGAGCGAGAAGAGCAGTTCATCCGTTTAAAAACGCTCTTCCAGCGGGAAGGAATGCTGAATGCGTTTCAACAACGAGTGGAAACCGCGTTTAAACCGTTCGCCTCGCGCGGCATCATGGCCCCCGATCAACTCGAACTGAAACAAGGCCAGGCCGCCAGTATCATCGTGGTAACCCCTGGCCCTAATTCCAATCAACAAATCATCTCGCTCAACGATGTCCTCCGCGCCCAGGTTCTCGAAAAGATCCGCAAGAGCCTTCAATTAGAACTGGAGGAACTCGCCAAAGGGGAAGATATTAAATTCCTGGTCGAAGCGGTCGATTTCTGGGTCGAAAAGAACTTGCCGGGCACGCTTACTTTTGATCGAGCTGCCACTACGCTTGAGCGAGAGAAAGCGGTCAAAGCCGTGGAAAAGTTGCAGCATATCTACTCCACAAAAGACGCCGTCGTGCCTGCCGGTATTCCCCTCAATGGGGCAGAGCTGGCTTTACTGCGGAGCGAACATCAGGCCTATTGCGATCAACGGAGCTTTCTTTCCAAGACAATCTATTCGTTGGCCATCTTAGGCATGTACTACGCCCTAGGTGCCTTGTGCGCGATTTATTTGGTGGTTAAGTGCCCCCGTATTCTTAAAGATCTCAACGAATTCCTCCTATTCCTAGCGCCCACATGCGCCACAATTGCCCTTGGCTATTGGTTTGACGATCGCTGGCAAGCCGAGGTTTTGGTGGTGATGATCTTGGCAATGACCATATCAATTGTCTACCAGCAAGAGTTTGCCCTGTTGGTGACGGCCTGTGTGAGTTTGGCAATCGTGCTGACAAGCGGATCGAGCTTAGTCAGTTTTGTCACGGTGGCGGCCACTTGTAGCGCAGCTACGTTGTCGATGACACGGATTCGCAGTCGCAATAAGCTGCTCTTTGTTGGCCTATGGGCTGGTGTCGTCGCTTTCGCGACAAATTACGGAGTTAGCATCGTCGCGGGACAACCGGCTACCCTGGCGCTGCTAGAGGCAGCCGCCAGGCAAGGTGCTTACGCTGTAGGGGCTGGTATTTTGATGACCGTGCTCTTGCCCTTCGTCGAAAAAGCGTACGGAATTCTTACCGATATCAGCTTGCTGGAACTGGGGGATGCGGCCCATCCTCTGCTGCAGAAGCTCGCTCAGCGTGCCCCTGGTACTTACAACCACTCCATCACCGTCGCTTCGATCGCGGAAGCTGCTGCGGATTCGATCCGTGCAAACGGCTTGCTGGTGCGTGTAGGGGCTTACTTTCACGACATCGGAAAGATGCTCAAGCCAGAGTACTTTGTCGAAAACCAAAACGCTTCCAATAACCGGCACGATGGCTTAAACCCGGCAATCAGTACACTAGTGATCATCGCCCACGTGAAAGATGGTGCCGATCTGGCCCGCCAGAACCGCCTGCCACGGGCGATTATTGATTTCATCGAACAACATCACGGCACGACCCTGGTCGAGTATTTCTACCGCGTGGCCAGCGCCAAAGTGGAAGCCAACCCGGACGAGCGCGAGGTGGACGAAGCCATTTATCGCTACCCTGGGCCTAAGCCGCAAACCAAGGAAGCCGCCGTGCTGATGATTTGCGACGCGGTCGAAAGTGCCTGCCGAACGCTGGTCGAACCCACCTCGGCCCGCATCGAAGCTCTGGTGGAAGAGCTCTCGATGAAACGCTTGCTCGATGGCCAGTTCGACGAATGCGGCCTCACTTTGCAGGAACTCCGCCAAATTCAAAACAGCGTGACGAAAAGTCTAACCGCTGTGTATCATGGTCGTGTTAAATACCCTAGTTCGCAGCCAGCTTAA
- a CDS encoding PhoH family protein — MYEATIKFLDHASVLQLFGSRDQHLRRIRDSLHVTITHRDERVSISGEERAVAKAIRVVEDLRHRIERNGALHKEDLDEALAEVEGELIPRRTIPIATFQKGSSVKPRTPGQEKYVEAIRDHNLVFALGPAGTGKTYLAVAMAVEALLEDRIGKIVLVRPAVEAGEQLGFLPGTLYEKINPYLRPMLDSLTEMMEPNLITQYMATDVIEVVPLAFMRGRTLKNAFIILDEAQNTTTAQMKMFLTRMGKDSRMVISGDITQNDLPPRVKSGLTDALYRLQNIDGICRVELTNADIQRHPLVQKIVDAYESGSDSEPSSEGHQ; from the coding sequence ATGTACGAAGCGACGATCAAATTTTTAGACCACGCGTCGGTCCTCCAACTTTTCGGTAGCCGCGATCAGCACTTGCGGCGTATCCGTGATTCGTTGCATGTCACCATCACGCATCGCGACGAGCGCGTCAGTATTTCTGGCGAAGAACGTGCAGTCGCCAAAGCGATCCGAGTGGTGGAAGATCTGCGCCATCGCATCGAACGAAATGGAGCCCTGCATAAGGAAGATCTCGATGAAGCGTTGGCTGAAGTCGAAGGCGAGCTGATTCCACGTCGTACAATTCCAATTGCGACCTTCCAAAAAGGAAGCAGTGTTAAACCTCGCACGCCGGGACAAGAGAAATACGTCGAGGCGATTCGCGATCACAACCTGGTGTTTGCCCTCGGCCCAGCTGGTACCGGCAAGACTTACCTAGCCGTTGCCATGGCCGTCGAGGCGTTGCTGGAAGACCGAATTGGGAAGATTGTACTGGTACGTCCGGCAGTCGAAGCTGGCGAACAGCTTGGCTTTTTGCCCGGAACATTGTATGAAAAGATCAACCCATACCTGCGTCCGATGCTCGATTCGCTCACCGAAATGATGGAGCCGAATCTAATCACGCAGTACATGGCGACCGATGTGATCGAAGTGGTGCCGTTGGCCTTTATGCGGGGGCGTACCTTGAAGAACGCCTTTATCATTCTGGACGAAGCCCAGAACACGACGACGGCTCAGATGAAAATGTTCCTAACCCGCATGGGCAAAGATTCACGGATGGTCATTAGCGGCGACATCACGCAAAATGACTTGCCGCCAAGAGTAAAAAGCGGTTTGACGGATGCGCTTTACCGCCTACAAAATATCGATGGTATTTGCCGAGTCGAGTTAACCAACGCGGATATCCAGCGTCACCCGCTGGTGCAAAAGATTGTGGACGCCTACGAATCAGGTTCCGATAGCGAACCCAGTTCGGAAGGGCACCAATAA
- a CDS encoding phosphatidate cytidylyltransferase, whose translation MLKWRLIGAFAIVLPLCGLSWLDFHYNFGRPGIWLFPLVLLLAIMSTAEVISLLRAKQLLPNAWSCHIGTFLVVIAAGLPMWWPFSQVPDQADQAKWILFALAFGAILAIVGEMRRYEKPGHSMIHLGLTIFTIFYVGGLLSFVTRLRVVIQDTPDANAYGMLALLSMIVVVKTSDIGAYFIGSNFGRTKLVPRLSPGKTLEGTLGGLATSCLGSYVMFQWVGPWMLGSPVESIPFGWLLFALLVSPAGMVGDLAESMFKRDMEAKDSSTWLIGLGGILDVLDSMLLGAPVALMCWELGIIGPGR comes from the coding sequence GTGCTCAAGTGGCGATTGATCGGAGCGTTCGCCATCGTTCTGCCGCTCTGCGGACTTAGCTGGCTAGACTTCCACTACAACTTTGGCCGCCCCGGCATCTGGCTCTTTCCGCTGGTTTTGCTGCTGGCCATTATGTCGACTGCCGAAGTTATAAGCCTGCTTCGTGCAAAGCAACTTCTGCCAAACGCCTGGTCGTGCCATATCGGCACGTTCCTTGTGGTGATCGCGGCGGGGCTCCCGATGTGGTGGCCCTTCAGCCAAGTTCCCGACCAAGCCGACCAAGCCAAATGGATTTTGTTTGCCCTGGCCTTTGGTGCCATCTTGGCGATCGTAGGAGAAATGCGCCGGTATGAAAAACCGGGGCATTCTATGATTCACCTTGGGCTGACCATTTTCACCATCTTTTACGTAGGGGGCCTGCTTAGCTTTGTCACCCGCTTGCGGGTGGTCATTCAAGACACCCCCGACGCCAACGCATACGGCATGCTCGCGTTGCTGTCGATGATTGTGGTGGTGAAGACATCCGATATTGGCGCTTATTTTATTGGTTCGAACTTCGGACGCACCAAACTTGTCCCCCGTCTTAGCCCTGGTAAGACACTGGAAGGAACGCTTGGCGGATTGGCCACGTCCTGCCTGGGCAGCTACGTGATGTTTCAGTGGGTTGGCCCCTGGATGCTAGGCAGTCCGGTCGAGTCGATACCATTTGGCTGGTTACTGTTCGCCCTCTTGGTCTCGCCTGCCGGCATGGTGGGCGATCTTGCCGAGTCGATGTTCAAACGAGATATGGAGGCGAAAGACTCCAGCACGTGGCTGATTGGACTGGGGGGAATCCTGGACGTGCTCGACTCGATGCTGTTAGGTGCCCCGGTGGCGCTGATGTGTTGGGAACTCGGCATCATCGGCCCAGGACGTTAA
- a CDS encoding isoprenyl transferase: protein MSKAATTERHPIEDLPRERFPEHIAVIMDGNGRWAQRQGLPRIEGHRRGVGSVRRTVEECARRQIRQLTLYCLSSENWKRPQHELDFLMHLLEQYMIEERSTIMKQNVRVQIIGRRDGIPEQVQREMDKTIELSAQNTGTTLCLAINYGGRAEMVDAVRCIAEGVKEGRLKAEEITEETIAEHLYTRGMPDPDLMIRTAGEMRISNFLLWQISYSELWVTDLCWPEFREETLQDAIYNFASRDRRFGGLSSSGPSGGNACSSGD from the coding sequence GTGTCTAAAGCCGCAACCACAGAGCGACATCCGATCGAAGACCTACCTCGTGAGCGTTTTCCGGAACACATCGCGGTGATCATGGATGGCAATGGGCGGTGGGCACAACGGCAAGGGCTTCCCCGGATCGAAGGGCATCGCCGTGGAGTCGGCTCGGTTCGGCGCACCGTTGAAGAATGCGCCAGACGCCAGATTCGCCAGTTGACGCTTTATTGCCTTTCCAGCGAAAACTGGAAACGTCCGCAGCACGAACTCGATTTCCTAATGCACCTGCTGGAGCAGTACATGATCGAAGAGCGTTCGACGATCATGAAGCAAAACGTCCGCGTGCAGATCATTGGCCGCCGAGACGGTATTCCGGAGCAAGTCCAGCGCGAGATGGACAAAACCATCGAACTCAGCGCCCAAAACACCGGCACCACCCTATGCCTGGCGATCAACTATGGCGGTCGCGCGGAAATGGTCGACGCGGTTCGCTGCATTGCCGAAGGGGTAAAAGAAGGTCGCCTTAAAGCCGAAGAGATTACGGAAGAAACAATCGCGGAGCACCTATACACCCGCGGCATGCCCGACCCAGACCTCATGATTCGGACAGCAGGCGAGATGCGCATCAGTAACTTCTTGCTTTGGCAAATCAGTTACTCCGAGCTTTGGGTCACAGACCTCTGCTGGCCTGAGTTCCGCGAAGAGACTTTGCAAGACGCGATATATAACTTTGCCTCTCGGGATCGAAGATTTGGCGGCCTCAGCTCTAGCGGGCCCTCAGGAGGGAACGCGTGCTCAAGTGGCGATTGA
- a CDS encoding adenylosuccinate synthase: MAGSCVIGLQWGDEAKGKLVDLLTQHHDIVARFLGGANAGHTVVDGENVYKLHHIPSGILRSDVLNVITAGVVINPPILLGEMDGLTDRRVPIDNLRLSDRSHIIFPWHIAEDRAMNQGTADGENIGTTLRGIGPCYRDKVGRSYAIRLGDMLRPNFKEKVFMICDKKNRTIASMYEDGTFEPLDAAKIYNEFAAYAERLRPFTCDSTDLLLNAVDEEKTILFEGAQGALLDVDHGTYPFVTSSNSSGVGASAGAGVPAKHIDQVIGVAKAYSTRVGGGPFPTELNDETGEKIRQRGNEFGTTTGRPRRTGWFDAVAVRYTARVSGIDVLSLMMLDVLSTFDELKICVAYDLNGEKITRFPSHVDDLRHVKPVYETLPGWQEEITGARSMEDLPENALAYVRRIEELVGFPVGVVSVGPDRKQTIFTSDVLKLATT; this comes from the coding sequence GTGGCTGGTTCGTGTGTTATTGGTTTGCAGTGGGGTGACGAGGCCAAAGGGAAACTCGTCGATCTTTTGACGCAACACCACGACATCGTGGCCCGCTTTTTAGGCGGAGCAAACGCCGGTCACACGGTGGTCGACGGTGAAAACGTCTATAAACTGCACCACATTCCCAGTGGTATCCTCCGCAGTGATGTCTTGAACGTGATCACTGCCGGTGTGGTCATCAACCCACCAATCCTACTAGGCGAGATGGACGGGCTAACCGATCGGCGGGTTCCGATCGACAACCTACGCCTCAGCGATCGTTCGCATATCATCTTTCCTTGGCACATTGCTGAAGATCGCGCGATGAATCAAGGCACCGCCGATGGCGAGAATATCGGCACCACACTGCGTGGTATTGGCCCTTGCTATCGCGACAAAGTGGGTCGCTCGTATGCAATTCGCTTAGGCGACATGCTGCGTCCCAATTTCAAAGAAAAAGTCTTCATGATCTGCGATAAAAAGAATCGCACGATCGCTAGCATGTACGAAGACGGCACGTTTGAACCACTAGACGCGGCCAAGATTTACAACGAATTTGCCGCCTACGCCGAGCGTTTGCGCCCCTTCACTTGCGATTCAACCGACCTATTGCTTAACGCAGTGGATGAGGAAAAAACCATCTTGTTCGAGGGTGCGCAAGGTGCCCTGCTCGATGTCGACCACGGCACCTACCCATTTGTTACCAGCAGCAACAGTTCTGGCGTAGGGGCATCTGCCGGGGCTGGCGTGCCTGCCAAACATATCGACCAAGTGATCGGCGTCGCCAAGGCCTACAGCACCCGCGTTGGCGGTGGCCCCTTCCCCACCGAACTGAATGACGAAACGGGCGAAAAGATCCGTCAGCGCGGCAACGAGTTCGGCACCACGACCGGACGCCCCCGCCGCACTGGCTGGTTCGACGCAGTGGCGGTTCGTTATACGGCCCGCGTGAGTGGCATCGACGTCCTTTCGCTTATGATGTTAGACGTTCTGTCCACCTTCGACGAATTGAAGATTTGCGTTGCTTACGATCTAAACGGCGAGAAAATCACCCGTTTCCCTTCGCATGTCGACGACCTTCGCCACGTGAAACCGGTTTACGAAACGCTGCCAGGCTGGCAGGAAGAGATCACCGGCGCTCGTTCGATGGAAGATCTTCCAGAAAACGCATTGGCTTACGTTCGCCGCATTGAAGAACTCGTTGGTTTCCCAGTCGGCGTCGTTTCAGTCGGTCCTGATCGGAAACAAACGATCTTCACCTCGGACGTGCTCAAACTGGCCACAACCTAA
- a CDS encoding C25 family cysteine peptidase, translated as MTTLFLMAMMMAAPETPAGQAYDTVVVCPQPYVEAMRPWFEYRATQGHSIGVVTETSSKKKIRETIRQAAEKGELKQILLVGDVIPDESQEIGVPVHYQKAVVNVLFGSEPEIPTDNYYADLDDDAIPDVAIGRFSVANEDELKAIVAKTLAYETNIQAGDWCRRLHFVAGLGGFGTVVDTMLESATKKFLTDEIPPHFETVVAQGSWQSPYCPDPREFRDEVVRQLNDGGLFWVYMGHGHVEHLDYVRVPNDAFPILSNEDAAALHNESSHPIAIFLSCYSGAIDARRACLAELLHRSEGGPVAVFAGSRVTMPYAMSVMGTEMLQQYFQEKQPTLGQLILAAKRESIRQGGKTGNRKMLDTMAQLVSPKPALLKEERLEHLALFNLLGDPLLKLPHASTVEITAPKLAHPGETIEIAGRTQMPGTVHVELVCRRDGFVTPLPKRIEYDGRHDQLTGYNATFRAANDRTWQMVDLPATDGQFQAKLQIPDTCLGPCHVRVWIEGASQVGLGSQDIEIQAPMVEDRAIAKSVSDKVR; from the coding sequence ATGACAACCCTCTTTTTGATGGCCATGATGATGGCCGCCCCGGAAACGCCCGCTGGCCAAGCGTACGATACCGTGGTGGTTTGCCCTCAGCCCTATGTCGAGGCCATGCGACCGTGGTTCGAATACCGAGCCACTCAAGGGCACAGTATTGGCGTGGTCACCGAAACGTCTTCCAAAAAGAAGATCCGTGAAACGATTCGCCAGGCTGCCGAGAAAGGGGAGCTTAAGCAGATCTTGCTAGTGGGGGACGTGATTCCCGATGAGTCGCAAGAGATCGGCGTGCCGGTTCACTACCAAAAAGCGGTTGTCAACGTGTTGTTCGGGTCGGAGCCAGAGATTCCGACCGACAACTACTACGCCGATCTGGATGATGATGCTATTCCAGACGTCGCGATCGGCCGGTTTTCCGTCGCCAACGAAGACGAACTGAAAGCAATCGTAGCCAAAACGCTGGCATACGAAACCAATATTCAAGCGGGGGACTGGTGCCGTCGTTTGCACTTTGTGGCCGGACTGGGGGGCTTCGGCACGGTGGTCGATACCATGCTAGAGTCGGCTACCAAGAAGTTTCTTACTGACGAGATTCCTCCTCATTTCGAGACCGTTGTCGCCCAAGGCAGTTGGCAAAGCCCTTATTGTCCTGATCCTCGCGAATTCCGTGACGAAGTCGTCCGGCAATTGAATGATGGAGGGTTGTTTTGGGTTTACATGGGACATGGGCACGTCGAACACCTCGACTATGTCCGCGTGCCTAACGATGCTTTTCCTATTTTGTCAAATGAGGACGCCGCGGCACTGCATAACGAATCTTCCCACCCAATCGCGATATTTTTGTCTTGTTATAGCGGGGCAATCGATGCGAGACGGGCTTGTTTGGCGGAATTGCTACATCGCAGCGAAGGAGGCCCAGTGGCTGTCTTCGCTGGATCTCGGGTGACGATGCCGTATGCCATGAGTGTGATGGGAACGGAAATGTTGCAGCAATACTTTCAGGAAAAACAGCCCACGCTGGGGCAATTGATCTTAGCAGCGAAACGCGAATCGATTCGTCAGGGGGGCAAAACCGGCAATCGCAAGATGCTCGACACCATGGCGCAACTTGTTAGTCCGAAGCCTGCTTTATTAAAGGAAGAACGGCTGGAGCATCTCGCACTATTCAACTTGCTGGGCGATCCGCTGTTGAAGCTGCCGCATGCTTCTACCGTCGAGATCACCGCGCCAAAGCTCGCCCATCCGGGAGAAACCATCGAGATTGCTGGCCGCACTCAAATGCCTGGCACGGTGCATGTTGAACTCGTTTGTCGGCGTGATGGATTCGTTACGCCGCTTCCCAAGCGAATCGAATACGACGGACGGCACGACCAACTGACCGGTTACAACGCAACATTTCGGGCCGCAAACGACCGAACTTGGCAGATGGTTGATTTGCCGGCGACTGATGGGCAGTTTCAGGCCAAGCTGCAAATTCCTGACACTTGCTTGGGACCTTGCCACGTGCGAGTTTGGATCGAAGGGGCTTCGCAAGTTGGGTTAGGTTCGCAAGATATCGAGATTCAGGCTCCAATGGTCGAGGATCGCGCAATCGCAAAATCGGTCTCGGATAAAGTTCGATAG
- a CDS encoding PSD1 and planctomycete cytochrome C domain-containing protein produces MNSLLTNGIRWMTAGVTFALLVVVVPFAFAEEADKIDFNRDIRPILSDRCYACHGPDENHREGGVRFDVPESALAEADSGEIPIVPGQPGESELLARLITQDESIVMPPPASNKTLTGEEIEKLRKWIEQGAKFEQHWSFNVPQKTDPPQIDLPGWNATEIDQFLGARLQQEKLLPSSSADKLTLIRRVTLGLTGLPPTQEEVDAFLQDDSPEAYEKLVDRLLASPHYGEHMARYWLDAARYADTHGLHLDNYREMWMYRDWVIQAFNENKPYDVFLTEQLAGDLLPNPSWEQQVASGFNRCNVTTNEGGSITEEVKMRNVNDRVVTTGTVFMGLTMDCTRCHDHKYDPLKQKDFYAMYGFFNSMNGSPMDGNRKDHAPTVYSKEAVEEIAALDQQIRLKQEEIKTTLAKIEYQDPGPGVDNPVIASEEIVWLEDSVPGKAEINGDYNWVSAPEPVFSGEKSAKRIASGNQQCFFINTDQPITVYDGDSLFAYVYLDPQNPPREIMFQWNDGDWDQRAYWGEDLIPYGNNGKTKHRIGDLPELGKWVRLEVPIAKVGLGGGAKLNGWAFTQFDGTVYWDKAGMVTKYGKKPQFKSLHDWTEFATKSPGALDPANKQVTEILKKPGDKRSEAERQQLQSYFLEFVCLDTQETFNKLRAELKGMSDKQNEIRRTAPTTLVYAEADKPVPAYILNRGEYDQLGEEVARAVPSFLPPMTDEMPKDRLGLAMWLTDASHPLTARVSVNRLWQHVFGVGLVKTSEDFGSQGSVPSHPKLLDNLAVEFREEGWDIKKLMKRMVMSAAYRQSSTVSPELARRDPENRLLARGPRHRLDAEMLRDQALALSGLLVDKLGGPSVKPPQPDGLWKAVGYSGSNTVNFKADEGPEKVHRRTLYTFIKRTALAPQMSTFDAPNRESCTVRRERTNTPLQALLLLNDPQYVEAAVAMARRAMDEGGSDPVSKVEYLTSLCLMSPQNEVQKKELESLYFDSLTYFQQHPEAANKLVGQAETPAELAAWAMVCNAILNLDEVVSQR; encoded by the coding sequence ATGAATTCGTTGCTCACGAACGGCATCCGCTGGATGACCGCTGGTGTCACATTCGCCTTGTTGGTTGTTGTTGTTCCTTTTGCTTTCGCAGAAGAGGCCGACAAGATCGACTTCAACCGCGACATCCGTCCGATTTTGTCGGATCGATGTTACGCATGTCACGGCCCTGACGAAAATCATCGAGAAGGGGGCGTCCGTTTTGATGTCCCTGAAAGTGCCCTGGCGGAAGCCGATTCTGGCGAAATTCCGATCGTGCCAGGTCAGCCGGGCGAAAGCGAGTTACTGGCACGGCTTATCACCCAAGACGAGTCGATTGTCATGCCACCGCCAGCGTCGAATAAGACGCTAACGGGCGAAGAGATCGAGAAACTACGCAAATGGATCGAGCAAGGGGCCAAGTTCGAACAGCATTGGTCGTTTAATGTTCCCCAGAAAACCGATCCTCCCCAAATCGATTTACCCGGTTGGAACGCCACTGAGATCGATCAATTTTTAGGGGCACGGCTCCAACAAGAGAAGCTTCTACCCAGCTCCTCTGCCGATAAACTGACCCTCATCCGCCGTGTAACTCTTGGGCTGACAGGGCTGCCCCCAACTCAAGAAGAAGTCGATGCGTTTCTGCAGGACGACTCTCCGGAAGCGTACGAAAAGCTGGTCGATCGGCTCTTGGCTTCGCCCCACTATGGCGAGCACATGGCCCGCTATTGGCTCGATGCGGCACGCTATGCTGACACGCATGGATTGCACTTGGATAACTACCGCGAGATGTGGATGTATCGTGATTGGGTCATTCAAGCGTTCAACGAGAACAAGCCGTACGATGTCTTTTTAACCGAGCAATTGGCTGGTGATTTATTGCCGAACCCTTCGTGGGAACAGCAGGTAGCCTCCGGTTTCAATCGTTGCAACGTGACAACCAACGAAGGGGGCTCGATCACAGAAGAAGTTAAGATGCGGAATGTGAATGATCGAGTGGTAACCACCGGGACGGTCTTCATGGGGTTAACCATGGATTGCACCCGCTGCCACGACCACAAGTACGATCCGCTGAAGCAAAAAGACTTCTACGCAATGTACGGCTTTTTCAACAGCATGAATGGCAGCCCGATGGATGGCAATCGGAAAGACCATGCCCCCACGGTTTATTCAAAGGAAGCGGTAGAAGAAATTGCCGCACTTGATCAACAGATTCGTCTAAAGCAAGAAGAAATTAAAACCACCTTGGCCAAGATCGAGTATCAAGATCCAGGCCCAGGTGTCGACAATCCGGTGATCGCGTCCGAGGAAATTGTCTGGTTGGAAGACAGCGTCCCTGGCAAAGCGGAAATCAATGGTGACTATAACTGGGTATCTGCCCCTGAGCCCGTTTTTAGTGGTGAGAAATCGGCCAAACGGATCGCCTCCGGCAACCAGCAGTGCTTTTTCATCAACACCGATCAACCGATCACCGTTTACGATGGAGATTCGTTGTTCGCTTACGTTTATCTCGATCCCCAGAACCCGCCCCGTGAAATCATGTTTCAATGGAACGATGGAGATTGGGATCAGCGTGCCTACTGGGGTGAAGACCTGATTCCTTACGGCAACAACGGCAAAACCAAGCACCGCATCGGCGACCTACCGGAACTTGGCAAATGGGTTCGATTAGAGGTCCCCATTGCCAAGGTAGGGCTGGGCGGAGGAGCCAAGCTCAACGGTTGGGCTTTTACTCAATTCGACGGCACCGTCTATTGGGATAAGGCCGGGATGGTGACCAAGTACGGAAAGAAGCCGCAGTTCAAGTCACTGCATGATTGGACCGAATTTGCGACGAAGTCGCCTGGGGCGCTTGATCCGGCGAACAAACAAGTCACTGAAATCTTAAAGAAGCCGGGAGATAAACGCTCGGAGGCCGAACGCCAGCAGCTGCAAAGTTACTTCTTGGAATTCGTCTGTCTCGACACGCAAGAGACCTTCAATAAGCTCCGAGCTGAGTTGAAGGGGATGTCGGATAAGCAAAACGAGATTCGCCGCACGGCGCCCACGACTTTGGTTTACGCGGAAGCCGACAAGCCGGTTCCGGCTTATATTCTCAACCGAGGAGAATACGATCAGCTTGGCGAAGAAGTCGCTCGAGCAGTGCCCAGCTTCTTGCCTCCTATGACCGACGAGATGCCAAAAGACCGGTTGGGTTTGGCCATGTGGCTGACCGACGCATCGCATCCGTTGACTGCCCGCGTGTCGGTCAACCGTTTGTGGCAGCATGTGTTTGGCGTGGGTTTGGTAAAGACATCGGAAGACTTCGGTTCGCAAGGAAGTGTCCCTTCGCATCCGAAGCTGCTTGATAATTTGGCCGTTGAATTTCGGGAAGAAGGTTGGGATATCAAGAAGCTAATGAAGCGGATGGTCATGTCCGCTGCCTATCGCCAAAGTTCGACGGTCTCACCTGAGTTGGCTCGGCGTGATCCCGAGAATCGCTTGCTGGCCCGTGGCCCTCGTCATCGTTTGGATGCCGAGATGTTGCGCGATCAGGCCTTGGCACTTAGCGGGCTGCTGGTCGACAAGTTGGGAGGCCCTTCCGTCAAACCACCCCAGCCAGATGGCCTGTGGAAAGCGGTCGGCTACTCCGGTAGCAACACGGTGAACTTTAAAGCGGACGAAGGGCCTGAGAAAGTTCATCGCCGCACGTTGTACACGTTCATCAAGCGAACCGCCTTGGCTCCGCAGATGAGCACATTCGACGCACCGAATCGTGAGTCGTGTACCGTCCGTCGCGAACGAACCAACACACCCCTTCAGGCTTTGCTGTTGTTGAACGATCCGCAATACGTGGAAGCTGCCGTGGCGATGGCTCGTCGGGCGATGGACGAAGGGGGCTCTGATCCGGTTTCAAAAGTCGAGTATCTCACGTCGCTTTGCCTGATGAGTCCGCAGAACGAAGTACAAAAGAAAGAGCTGGAATCGCTCTACTTCGATAGCCTGACCTATTTTCAGCAACATCCGGAAGCGGCCAATAAATTGGTTGGCCAAGCGGAAACTCCTGCTGAACTGGCGGCCTGGGCGATGGTTTGTAACGCAATTTTGAATCTGGACGAAGTTGTCTCGCAGCGGTAA